The Motacilla alba alba isolate MOTALB_02 chromosome 23, Motacilla_alba_V1.0_pri, whole genome shotgun sequence genomic interval TGTCCCTAAAGGCACCAAACTGCACAATGGAGCAGTGTGACAGCCCCGAGCTCTGTtagcacagccagcaccagctgggGTTTTGCATTGCTTCTGTCCACACAAGAAAACGTCATCTGGCTTTAAATACCATTAAGTCCTCCTAATAACATTCTGTGCTCTCCTCATCCCACTGCACTTTCAGGTCCAAATCTTTGAAGAGCATGGCGAGAGGAGTGCCCCTGGCCCGGCCCGGGCTGCCGGCAGGGGACACgctgagctctgtgcagcccagccccttTGCTGCGGGGAACATTTCCACGGCTGCAGCGCccgggagctgctctgtgcGCGCAGGGGGTGGGAAGGGCTCTGGCAGCCCCCAGTGCTCCCCGTGGCTCTCTGCAGGGAGGTCACCCCCAGTCCGGACcgagagcagcagggctgcaggcagagctgccagcagttCCTCCTCCGCAGCGCAGCCCGGGGCGGCTTTCCCTGCGGgcggcagcaggggcagggctgcctgctgtCTGTAGCATCCTCCCTGTTccagcaaggacagggacagctgggacacacGCTCTGCATCCTCCAGCCCCTCAccgtgcagcagcagctgcgtCTGCCCAGGGCTCCCCTGGATCACGACTGACTCCAGTCTGTCCCTGCTCTTCCACAGGGCCtcctttggctgctgctctttgtaCTCCCAGCGGCTGCAGCTCTTTCCCAGCCCTTGGGTTCGGAGCTCTCCGTCCTCAGAACGATCTGGAGAAGATTCCTTCAGCCTTTGCTCGGGCTGTGAGCTCGTGTCCGTGCCCTCCACGCACAGCCCGTAggtcagggccaggctggagctgcctggggcagcagcagtgctctgctcagctctctgAGGAGTGTAAGCGGTGATGGGAGCTGGCATTTCCACCCggcagggctgagggggcagctgcagtgctggaacaTCCACCTGCCGCTGGTAGGGACAGGAAGGCCGTGGTGGCTCCAGGGCCCAGTCCAAATGTTGGCTCATCTGGGCCAGCTGCACTTCGGGGATGAAAGGGGAAGGTTTGGAAAAGCTGAGGGGCTTTATGATGTGCTCCACTGTCAGTGTGAGGGGCTGGAACGATGGAATCCCTCTGAAGTCCTGGTGGAGAAGATAAAAGAGCACGAGTTATTGCCAAGAAGCTGTGACCTTGAAGGCTGCTTTAGTTACTCTAGCATTTTCTTTGGAGAAGTGTCAGTAAAAGCCAGTAACAGCCACCAGGGATCTGCTCTGCTGACTAAAGAGCTCTGCTTTTTTATTCCTCCTGGAGAATGACCATTCACAGGAATACAGACACTTCTCAGTGTGTATCAACTGAGCAGTCTGGAAATATGAGCAAGAAAATCTCCTGCTTTCACTCTTGCAAGGTTTGGCCTAAGCCCTGCAGCATGGAAATAGCATGAAAATCCTTGAGCTCATCAGCATGGAAACCCAGCTCGTGCTGTGGGAGATGAGGGGTAGGTGGGAATCCCAGGGTTTCAAGGGCAACTGGGGATTTAGGGTGCCTCAGGTTTAGCTGCCTAACCCAAGGGGCTCAGTTTGGGGCAGGTTCTGAGCACTTTAAAATATCAGTAGCAGTGATTGCCTAGACCACGCTCCTTAACCCTGTACATGAAGGGGGGTGGGTTTAGATTGGGTACTGGGGAGAAATGCTTCACTCAGAgagtgctgaggccctggcacagagcagctctggctgcccctgcatccctggcagcgtccaaggccaggctggacaggcttGGAgtcacctgggacagtggcagatGTGGACCCCATACAGAGCATGGACTAAATGACCTTTCcaagcccaggcagggctgattGTGTGATTTgcaagctgagctgcagggctgagggcactCACCagggccctgggctgggcactgcGCTGTTTGATGTATTTGTAGGTCACGTAAGCAGTGGCAGCAAaaagcagcccagcacagaagGCCAGGGCCACCAGGCAGTAGAGAATCCACGTCTTGTCTGGGGAAAGAACAAGTGGGAAAAGAGCTGGATTTGAAAAATGTCACAATTAGGTAGGTGATGTCACAGGTTTCATCTCATAggaatgaatttttaaattattaaaacgTTCTCTGCTGACAATCAATGCATTTTGTGTATCCAACATCCCAGCTGGACTTCTCAACTTTCAGCAGAGTTAACAGCCTCACCTGCCAGTGTTCTGACCCAAAACACCTGAGGTTTGCTCCTTCTCTGGAGCAGACAGATATAAACTGTCCCGTTGTATTCAGTGTCTGGGTCCAAGTTGGAAACTTCAAATTCTTTGTTGTGCTCATTCTTTGTCCACTGTtgaaaagaaaggtaaaatcTGTATTTGGGCAAGATGAAATTTTCTTCAATTCAGTTGCAAAATTCAGcgtaaaatattatttactaATGAGGTCTTCCAGGGCTCAAATTATTCTGTGTGTATCAAACTCTGATTTTGTTCTGAATCATATTTATATGATTTTGCTTTccattatttctgtatttaattctgcatttcagtttctTAAGACTTGAACTACTCAAGCAATTTTTAGTCACCGATGGTTTTACTTTTTGCTACTGACACAGTACTCTTAGAAAGtccttttttcccagaattAAAGAGCGTTAAAGCTCCAAGGCTTTCCCTTGTGCATCAGAAATCTCCCCCATCCTGGGTAAACCGAGATCCTGCTCCAGCTCATCTGAAACGGGATTTCCAGCCTCGCAGTGCCCGAGCTTGTGCTTTACCTGCTGCTGCGTCCTCTGGTTGAATATTGTCAGGTGATAATCCACAGCCCCGAATTTGCTGTAAATGTCCTCCACGGTGAGCTGCTGCTCGTCCTCCCCCCGCAGCGGGGTCAGGGGGGGCCGGATCAGGAACTTGATGGAGCGGACGTGGGGAACGTGTTCCACTGTGGGGGCCCCTATGATGGCTGGGAAAGGCACAACAGGCACTGTCAGCTGTGCTGACGTCATCTGACATCAGACACGGCCCAGACTCGCTGAAATGGTCACTTCTGTTTGGACAAGAAGTGTCTGAGCTGTGTGGGCATGGCAGGAGTCCCTGCAGACAGAGGTGGTTTGGGGTTCTGTACCTTCACAGTCCCCAGGAATTGTCATCCCAGGCTTTTCCAGCTCCAtgttccctgtccctctgcaggaTGTCCTCCTTCATGTATGTGAGGGCTGAAACCCCACCAGAGGTAACAGCTGCCCAAATCCCAGTTCCCATCCTAACCAGCTTACAGGTGTGCCTGCGCTGATCTCTGGTGACCGGCACACTCCACACCCGGCACTGCCAAGAGCTTTAATCCAAGCTCTCACAGCTTTTTTGTGCCAAGGTCTGAAGGCTCTTCACAACCATTGGCTGCTGATGCCATCTTGAATTATTCTTGGGGACTTTTCAGAGGGAAATTTTAGCCACAGAGCTGATCAGGGCTCCTGtgggggcaggagcagaaggcaggaggcaggaggcagggggcaggagcagggggcagggggcaggagcagggggcagGGGGTAgaaggcaggaggcagggggtagaaggcaggaggcagggggcaggaggaggggggcaggaggcaggacgcagggggcaggaggcagggctgctctggggttcCTCTGGTACCTACTCTCCTTGCGGGGCTCGAAGCGCTCGGAGCGCACCCAGCCGGGGGAGCAGCCCCGCGCCCGCACCCGCCCGTAGAAGTGCTCCGTGAAGTTCTCTGTCTCCCTGCTCAGGTTGCAGAAGAGCTGGGTGATGCTCTGGCACTCGTGCTTGGTGAGCCAGGATTTCTCCCCATACCTGAGGACAAAACAGGGATTTGAGGTTGTTTGGTTGGACAGGACTGGAGGAAAATGGAACAGAGAGAAGGAAGTTGCTGAAGGCAAGAGTAGCTCAGTAATGGAGCAGAGCAAGCCaagatgtaaaatatttgcttaaatGAGCATCATCTCCCACTTCGAATCATCCTCAAATATTCATAGGATTATGTGAACCATGATATGAACCATAATACAGGCAGGAGAAACAAAtccaaaaatctgcttttccctcctggcCCTTCTCTCTCTGAGACCCCTAAGAACAGCCCAAAAGAAGCAAACTTCACATACTGTTTGTACTGGACATCAAACACAGTGCCAGGGGGAATATCTGCCTCCGTTTCCCACGTCAGGATGTTCTCAAAGTTTGTGGAAGAAAATGCTGCACGTTTCAGACATGATGATCTCTCTGTAGTCACAATACCTGAAGGAGCAGAGAAACTGGTATGAAAGAGCATCTTCTGACATCTCAGCCCTCAATGAAAATGGATCTTGTGGCGTTTTGCTAAAGCTGGGCTGAAAATAAGGAGCTTGAGCAGAACAAGGCTTCAAACTGTGTTCACATCACACTCTTGCAGACAACTGACTTATCCCAAAGAAATCAGGAATTTATACAGAAAAGCCTCAAAAACTCAAATCAGAAAGAGAATCCTTGAATTTCTAATCAGGTTTCTTTAAGAGCCTTTACATGGGTGATAAAATAAGACCAATAACCTGTTTTCAGGCCCAGAATCAGGTCTGGGAATGTCTCTGCTTTCTGCCCCTGCTCAAGGAAGTGACATGCGGAGCTCAGTGTCACCTCCTGAAGATGTGGCTCCGTTCTCCTCTCGTGCTCCATGTTTTATTGGATGGAAAGTGCCTGTACAGAGTGACACCCGGTGTCTGGACTCTGGCCTGGGTGTGCCGGGGTGACAGCAaacagctcagcccagctccctgctttctgagccctgctgctcttccctggggTCAGGAACGTCACCTGTCCCTGCAAATGTGTCCCTGGACAGCACGACCCCACTGTGGCCCTCCCGTAGCAAACAGGCTCTGAGGTGCTGCAGAAAAGTCCTCGAGGATTTTGTGTCTCTCTTACCACgagaaaacacagagcaaatcTGATCCACAAGAGTTTCTAACTGCAGGATCGATAAACTCTGAATTCAGATCACAGGCAGACCCTCCAAGGGGGTCATTGGTTTGTGACACTGATGGACACCTGGGGCATGTGAGGGCTCCAGCCTGCAGTGAACAATGAGGTGACAAAGTGAGCAGATGAAAATAGCACAGATGGGCAAGCTGAGCCCTGGGGGGGGCTGCCTTGGACAAGATCACATGGAACAGAGACTAAACCCCACCTGGATCCTCGCTCCAGGCTTCCCCCGTGGACCAGAACGGAGCAGCTCAATCTGCTGCCTGAGTGGAGGAGGGTCAGGCAGAAGGGCACAGATCCCCTCTCAGTCCTGTGTGTGGCATTTGGGCAGGGAAGTGGGGCAGGAATGGGCTGCTGGCTACTCCACATGCTGTCCTGACTTCATCTGCAGCTCCACATTtgcctctgctcatcctggctCAGCAGGAGCCGGCAGTGTGGGTATGAAGGAGTGGGATTCCCTGTCTGAGCACCCTGGAAACTGAGTCACAAATACCCTGATCCTATCAGGAGTGGGAAATCTCTGTCTTCCCACATTTATCTGTGCTAGAACACTGTTATGCAAAGCAGCATAACACAAGCACAGTCAAGTGTGGGCAGGGGGAAACCAGGATATTTCACAGTGTGACAGTCCCTTGGGCTGAGGAGTTTCACAGGGTGAGATCCCAGACACAGCAGAGGATGACacggctggctgctggaaagCTGGTGTCTGGAAAGAGCAGGTTTATCCTTCATTCACCCAGCAGTGAGCTCGTCACATCTGGAGTAGGATTAAATGGCTTTTAGAGGGTAGATCTACGTTACACATCTGGGAGAAattccctgggagggtgggcaggcctggcacagggtgcccagagcagctggggctgcccctgcatccctggcagtgcccaaggccaggctggatggagcttggagcagcctgggacagtggaaggtgtccctgccatggcaggggtgggatgggatgagctttaagtcccttccaacccatccACTCTACGATGACTCCCTCATTTTATTACATTATCAGTTTGTACCTCCTTTAAAATCAGGACTGTTCTTGTATTCATTTGTGCCTTTGCTTAAGACACGAGGAGACTGATCCAAAGCCCCCTGACACCAGTGAACATCCTCCACTGCTGTAGGATTTGCGTCCTAGCACAGTGACAAACCCTTTGAAGTGAAGGAATCTTTCCCTCTCCCTACTAATCCCCGAAGTGCTCGGCATAGCAGCCACACATGGGAGTTACTacaaggagagagaagagagctCACAAGAAAACTCAGACAACAGCTCATTCTCTAGGTGATAATTCAGGAAAGAGGAGTGCAGTGCAGGCTCCAGGATCAAACAGAATCCCAcaaagagcaaagcagagcGGAGCTCAGGACTTACCGACCActgaagctgcagccaggacgATCAGAAATCCCTTCATGAATGactctgcaggctgggctgcgagagcaggcagctgctcctgtgtgcaGGTGAATCACCTTTTGGCTGAATTCTTTCTTgccaggccaggttggatttGTTGCTCAgtgacagagcaaagcagagctcctgtcctgccttccctgggctctgagCTCCCGGCTGCTCGGAGCCCTGCGCATGTGTG includes:
- the IL22RA1 gene encoding interleukin-22 receptor subunit alpha-1, yielding MKGFLIVLAAASVVGIVTTERSSCLKRAAFSSTNFENILTWETEADIPPGTVFDVQYKQYGEKSWLTKHECQSITQLFCNLSRETENFTEHFYGRVRARGCSPGWVRSERFEPRKETIIGAPTVEHVPHVRSIKFLIRPPLTPLRGEDEQQLTVEDIYSKFGAVDYHLTIFNQRTQQQWTKNEHNKEFEVSNLDPDTEYNGTVYICLLQRRSKPQVFWVRTLADKTWILYCLVALAFCAGLLFAATAYVTYKYIKQRSAQPRALDFRGIPSFQPLTLTVEHIIKPLSFSKPSPFIPEVQLAQMSQHLDWALEPPRPSCPYQRQVDVPALQLPPQPCRVEMPAPITAYTPQRAEQSTAAAPGSSSLALTYGLCVEGTDTSSQPEQRLKESSPDRSEDGELRTQGLGKSCSRWEYKEQQPKEALWKSRDRLESVVIQGSPGQTQLLLHGEGLEDAERVSQLSLSLLEQGGCYRQQAALPLLPPAGKAAPGCAAEEELLAALPAALLLSVRTGGDLPAESHGEHWGLPEPFPPPARTEQLPGAAAVEMFPAAKGLGCTELSVSPAGSPGRARGTPLAMLFKDLDLKVQWDEESTECY